In the Vicinamibacterales bacterium genome, CGCGTGGATCTACGAGCGGCAAGACCAGATCAGCTTTCTCGATGGGCACGTCCGGGCGTTCGCTCACTTCGAGGGCGTGCCGGCGCGGGTCGCCTACGATAATCTGCGCGCCGCGGTCGTGCGGATCCTGGTCGGTGGCGCGCGGACGCTGACGCCGCGGTTCGCGGCGCTGGCCTCCCACTATCTGCTCGAAGCGTGTTTCTGTCGGCCCGGCGAGGGCCATGATAAAGGCGGCGTCGAGTCCCGGGGGCAAGCCGTCCGGCACCAAGCGCTCGTCCCGATTCCCGTCGGCCCGTCGCTCGCCGTGATTAATGAGACGCTGCTGGCGCAGATGGATGCCCGGCTCGACACGAAGCGGGATGCGGCGGGGCACACGATCGGCGAGCGCTTCACCGAAGAGCAGCGGCAGTTGCGTGGCGTGGCGGCGCCGTTCGCGCCGGAGGCCACGACGTTCGCCACCGTCTCCCCGCGCGCGCTGGTCCGGCTCGAGGGCGCGGTGTACTCGGTGTGGACGCGCTGGGCGGGGCTCGACCTCGTGGTGCGCGTCGGCGCCACCACCGTGACGATCGTGGGCCGCGACGGCCGCCGCGTGACGCACCCGCGGAAACGCTTCGGCGAGCGCGCGATCGACTATCGCCATTACCTCGCGGAGCTCGCGCGCAAACCGCAGGCGGTCCGCCAGGTATTGCCGGAGCTGCTGCGGGATCTCGGCGAGCCCTTCCCGGCGATCTGGGATCAGCTCCTCGGCGCGCATGGACCGCGCGAGGCCGCGCGGCACCTGGCCAAGGTGCTCGGCCAGCTGGAGACACACGGCGCCGCAGTGGTCGTGCCGGCGTTGCGCCTCGCGCTGACGACCGGTGCGCCCGTGCTGCTCGCGCTGGCGCCGTCGCCGCCCCGGGTGGCGCTCGACGCGCTGCCGGCCACGCTGCGCGACATCGACGTGGCCAGCGGCTGCGCCGCCGACTACGACGGCTGGCTCCTTGGCGGTGTCGCATGAGCGGCACCGCGCTGGCCCGCGAGCTGGTCGTCGTGCAGACCCGCGCGCTGAAATTGCCAGGCATCGCACGCGCGTTCGACGCGCTCGCCCGTCAAGCACGCGAGGCCCACTGGGCGCACGAAGACTACCTCCACGAAGTCCTCACGGCGGAGCAGGCATCACGCCACGAATCGGTGATCCGCCAGCGACTCCGTGAGGCGCGCTTTCCCGAGGTGAAGACCCTCGATACGTTCGATTTCACGACCGCCGACGGCGTGAGCGCGACGCAGATCCACACGCTCGCACGCGGTGAATGGGTCACCGCGCCAGAGAATCTGATCTTGGCGGGTCCGATCGGTACCGGTAAAACGCATCTGGCGATCGCACTCGGCGTGGAGGCGACGAAGCAGAAACGCCGCGTCCTCTTCACGCGGGCGGCCGACCTCGTGCGTCAGCTGATTGAAGCCCGCGATGCCCGCGAGCTGACCCGGCTCCAGCAGCGGCTGCTCCGCGTGGACGTGCTCATCGTCGACGAGCTCGGGTTTGTGCCGTTCGATCGCGTCGGCGGCGAGCTGCTCTTCAATCTCCTCACGGATCGCTATGAGCGACGCGCGACCGTCGTCACCACCAATCTCGCGTTCGCCGAATGGGTCACCGTGTTTGCGGGCGACGAGAAACTAACGACCGCGCTCCTCGATCGATTGGCGCACCACGCCACGGTGCTCACGACGAAAGGCAAAAGCTATCGCATGCGGAAGCGCCGCGGCCGAGAAGAGGCATCGTGATCCGTTGATTCACCGGTGGTCATCACGGGGCGTGGCAGCCTCGCAGGTCAGTCCGGGCGCTCGCCGGCCCAGGCCGGCTCACGCTGTCGCCAACGAATGGGAGGGGGCAGATTTCGTGTCGGCGTGGCAAACCACGTAGAATGAACGCCCTTCAGGTGGTCTACTTTCCAAGCGGCGTACTGGTCTAGTTTCCGAGCGGCGCAACCAACATGCAAAGAG is a window encoding:
- the istB gene encoding IS21-like element helper ATPase IstB: MSGTALARELVVVQTRALKLPGIARAFDALARQAREAHWAHEDYLHEVLTAEQASRHESVIRQRLREARFPEVKTLDTFDFTTADGVSATQIHTLARGEWVTAPENLILAGPIGTGKTHLAIALGVEATKQKRRVLFTRAADLVRQLIEARDARELTRLQQRLLRVDVLIVDELGFVPFDRVGGELLFNLLTDRYERRATVVTTNLAFAEWVTVFAGDEKLTTALLDRLAHHATVLTTKGKSYRMRKRRGREEAS
- the istA gene encoding IS21 family transposase; translated protein: MDQVHVVRHKVLVEGRTQRAVSRELGIARVTVRKYLEQPAPGRRETTARPRPVWDAVAERVQAVLVDSVRWTAGKQRLTATRLHAMLVAEGHAVGVTVVKEAVAEWKRQRREVFVPLTYRPGDLAEVDFFEVFVDVGGTRRKAWLFLMRLMYSGRDFAWIYERQDQISFLDGHVRAFAHFEGVPARVAYDNLRAAVVRILVGGARTLTPRFAALASHYLLEACFCRPGEGHDKGGVESRGQAVRHQALVPIPVGPSLAVINETLLAQMDARLDTKRDAAGHTIGERFTEEQRQLRGVAAPFAPEATTFATVSPRALVRLEGAVYSVWTRWAGLDLVVRVGATTVTIVGRDGRRVTHPRKRFGERAIDYRHYLAELARKPQAVRQVLPELLRDLGEPFPAIWDQLLGAHGPREAARHLAKVLGQLETHGAAVVVPALRLALTTGAPVLLALAPSPPRVALDALPATLRDIDVASGCAADYDGWLLGGVA